In the genome of Manis javanica isolate MJ-LG chromosome 17, MJ_LKY, whole genome shotgun sequence, one region contains:
- the ZNF527 gene encoding zinc finger protein 527 isoform X2, whose protein sequence is MAGLISERFIQRSHVGKLQELGLSISKPNIISLLEQGKEPWMVEREMSDDQYADWKSWYEIKELPPKWYINEEEISQGMVMERLASYELECSSFREAWNYEGEFEQCQGNQERHFRQVTTLKEISALKRDSECNNSKRSILLKSVLLTQQRVPTVEQVHKIDIYDKMFPPNSVLIERKRLYAEEESLIGNKCEEFSQNTYLSKDTGIPSGEQPYESNDFSNLLSFHSLLTQHQTTHFGKLPHGYDECGDAFSYYSFFAQPQRIHNEEKPCACNDCGKAFSHDFFLSEHQRTHIGEKPYECKECNKTFRQSAHLAQHQRIHTGEKPFACNECGKAFSRYAFLVEHQRIHTGEKPYECKECNKAFRQSAHLNQHQRIHTGEKPYECSQCGKAFSRRIALTLHQRIHTGEKPFKCNECGKTFGYRSHLNQHQRIHTGEKPYECIKCGKFFRTDSQLNRHHRIHTGERPFECSKCGKAFSDALVLIHHKRSHTGEKPYECNNCGKAFSCGSYLNQHQRIHTGEKPYECNECGKAFHQILSLRLHQRIHVGEKLYNCNECGNNFSSASALRRHKKIHNRETLIMRKKTFITTQSLLNKYQ, encoded by the coding sequence ACTGGAAGTCTTGGTATGAAATCAAGGAATTACCTCCAAAATGGTACATTAATGAAGAGGAAATATCACAGGGGATGGTAATGGAAAGACTTGCAAGTTATGAACTTGAATGTTCCAGTTTCAGAGAAGCCTGGAACTACGAGGGTGAATTTGAGCAGTGTCAAGGAAATCAAGAGAGGCATTTCAGGCAAGTGACAACTCTTAAGGAAATCTCTGCTCTGAAAAGAGACAGTGAATGTAATAATTCTAAGAGAAGCATTCTCTTGAAGTCAGTACTTTTAACACAACAGAGAGTCCCCACAGTAGAGCAAGTTCATAAAATTGATATTTATGATAAAATGTTCCCCCCGAACTCAGTCCTAATTGAACGTAAAAGACTATATGCCGAGGAAGAATCCTTGATAGGTAATAAATGTGAAGAATTCAGTCAGAATACATACCTTAGTAAAGATACAGGAATTCCTTCTGGGGAGCAACCTTATGAAAGTAATGATTTTTCAAATCTCTTAAGTTTCCACTCTTTACTTACTCAACATCAAACAACTCATTTTGGAAAATTACCCCATGGGTATGATGAATGTGGCGATGCCTTTAGCTACTACTCATTCTTTGCCCAACCTCAGAGAATTCACAATGAAGAGAAACCATGTGCATGCAATGACTGTGGAAAAGCCTTTAGCCATGACTTCTTTCTCAGTGAACATCAGAGAACTCATATCggagaaaaaccatatgaatgtaaggaatgtaaCAAAACTTTCAGACAGAGCGCACACCTTGctcaacatcagagaattcacacCGGAGAGAAACCCTTTGCATGCAatgaatgtgggaaggcctttagcCGTTATGCCTTCCTTGTTgaacatcagagaattcacacaggagagaaaccatATGAATGTAAGGAGTGTAACAAAGCCTTCAGACAGAGCGCACACCTTAAtcaacatcagagaattcacactggagagaaaccctatgaatgtagtCAGTGTGGAAAGGCCTTCAGCAGACGCATAGCCCTTACTCTGCATCAAAGAATccatacaggagagaaaccctttaaatgtaatgaatgtgggaagaCATTTGGCTATCGCTCTCATCTTAAtcaacatcagagaattcataccgGTGAAAAGCCCTATGAGTGCATCAAATGTGGGAAGTTTTTTAGGACTGACTCACAACTTAATCGACATCatagaattcatactggagagagacCTTTTGAATGTAGtaaatgtgggaaagccttcagtgATGCTTTAGTTCTAATTCATCATAAGAGAAgtcatacaggagagaaaccctatgaatgtaacaACTGTGGGAAGGCCTTCAGTTGTGGCTCATATCTTAAtcaacatcagagaattcatactggagagaaaccctatgaatgtaatgaatgtgggaaggCTTTCCATCAGATCTTGTCCCTTAGGCTACACCAGAGAATTCATGTTGGAGAAAAACTCTATAACTGTAATGAATGTGGGAATAATTTCAGCAGTGCCTCAGCCCTTAGACGACATAAGAAAATTCATAACAGGGAAACTCTGattatgagaaagaaaacatttatcaCCACTCAGTCCTTACTAAATAAATATCAGTGA